The DNA window CACTCACCGCAGGTGCAGGTTCTGCACACTCCCAAAGGTGGCTTGGACACCCCTTGCCTCACATCACAACATCCCCAGAGCCCAGCCATCTCCAAAAAAGGCTCCAGCTCATGGTAGGGGAGCCCTAGTCACAGCTGTTCTTCAATACTTACCAAAGCACTTCATGTACGTGCTCTCTTGCAGTCAGGTAGCTCAAATATCCCAGAGGCTGCAGCCCCATGAAGGGCAGGGGATTAGCACAGAGGACAAAGAATGCAGTGGTATGCCACTGTGGGACAGCCTCCTAGATAAGAGCCTAGACACATCTCTATCAACCCAGCAGTTGGTGAGGAATTTGGCAGGGTGAAAATGGCAGCCTCTGAAAGGTGGCCAAATGTGTGTGGGAAACTGAGCAGGGACTGAGTAAGCCAAGGAATGGGGATGGAAACCTCAGGGCTTGAACAAGATACAGCAATGGGAGGAGGTTATGTATCACTTAAAGCTGGCCACTGCaatttctttaaggaaaaaaggtAGCCTAAGATCTGGACTCTTAAAACAATCATTGCTTCAGGAGTTGCCCCACTGGTTTCACACACAAATCCTGGCAAAAAGCAGGGCAGCATGGAGCCGAGGCAGCTTTGCTTACCTGTCTGGGTGCGCGTGAAACTTTACCAGGCTGCTGTAGAGCTGCCTCTCTGCCTGGAGAGCCTCATTTAGCCGATTCCTCTCAGCCACCAGCCCTTCCAGCATCAGTAACAACTGGtcagagagaacagaaaagatgtAATACTTAGATAAATCAAAGGAGGCATCTGGCTGCTCAGGGATATGGTGGTTTTCCCTACCAGATGCACCAAAACCTCTCTTGCTTGTATTGAAGCAATCGAGTACTGCCAACCCTGGACACCATCCCCCCAAAGTCTATGCCCTTGAGACAAAAAAGGGAACCAAACCTTTGCATTCCCTCTATTATATGCAGCCAGCTTTAAAGAACATGCACATCTCAGCATACCCATCAGCTGAGAATAAAGCACTTGTAACTGAGCACCAGATAGAACACAAATACATTCAAGCTTTCCCTGCAGGACACACtacctgctgccttctgtttcCAGTAGCCTCTTGTCCTCTCGACTCTGCTACGGCCACTTTCTCACGAAGTACCAGCACTTCTTGTGTCAGCCTTTCCACTGCCGGAATTTCTTCAGGATCTACCAGCTGCATCTGCAGATCCTGAAAAGCAAGAGGCAGGAGGGATCTGTGGAGAAGGGATCAATAACGAGGACAGCTGGAACCTTGTGACCCTCCATGGAATGCAGTTACCAACATTTTTCCAGTGTTAGAGAAGACCCCGGTCTCCTAAGAAAGAAATGCCAATGCATCCAGTGTGTATTAACCATAAACAACTGCTTAAAGCAAGAATTAAGAAGGAACACAACATCTGTTTAAAGTGCTCAAGAAAGTTGCAAGCAAGGAGCAAAAAGTCTAATAATGACACTCCCAGGATTTGCGGCCCATAACTTCTGGCCCAAGTCAGAGAGCTGTAGgcaaaccaaaagcaaaattatACACAAACAACCATGTTACTCTGGAGAGGTTCCTTCCATTAGTAGACATACTTGGTCATGGCTATCATAACGAGCCTACAGCTTGGTTTCTGATGTCTTGCCATTCATTGGAAATGAGTGACCATGAAGGACAGGATGTGGGGAAAGAAGAGACACCTCTGCAGCCATCTCAGAAGAAGCTGACCCAGCAAAGCATGTTACCTCACCTTGATGAGATCCTCTTTGATCTGGATGGTTCTGGTCAGAGACTCTATATCAGAAGCCTgcacctgcagctcttcctcctggGTGGTCACAACAGACTGGAGAGCAGCAAGCTCCCGCTAAGAACAAAAGAGGTGAGCgtgaaaaacttcagaaaggtAAAGCCCCACTGCAAGCTGCTGCCCCATCTCTCACTGAGGCACACTCATGATGGGAGAGTCCAAAACCTCTATAAGGGGCAGCCCAAGGGTCTCCTGCAGGCAGGAATACCACCACAGGCTTCGGCACAAACTCACTCtgctctccctttctttctttgccattAGCTCCAGTTCCTCTTTGGCATTAGCAAGATCCTTctccagttctgctgctgatgctgcaATTGCAAGGACAGTTGGATTACTGCAGTGTTACCATATGTCAGCTGCTCCCTCTGACTGCAAGATTAGACCAGTCCACAACGATTACACTCCCCACCACACCACCTCTTACTAAACACCTTTCTTCTCTACTTAATTCTTAAACAGCAGCCCAAGACAATAGAAATATCCCAGGTCTCCTGTCTTCACTCCATCAAAGATGACATGTCCTGACCTTAAGGTACAACCCAAACCAGCTGCGTTGTTTTAATCCTAATCTGAACCACTAAGTCAAAATCCCTTCACTGAACGCTACAAAACTGCTTGCAGTGAAGTAGCTCACCTTAAAAtcaatctctttcttttccacacAATCCACCCCCAAGACATACGTGAACCATCATCCAAAGGAGAGgcacagttttatttcaaaacacttGCTCCAAAATCTTCACTCTCTAATGGTTTCACGTAAGCATGCTTACCTCACAGCAAAAAAGTCCTGGACTTGTTTGAGGACCTTGAGAGAAGCTGTCACTCACCTTCTTCTGTCAGGCAGCTGTTATCCTCCTGTGGGGGTCCAGCAAGGGCTGCAGCTCCACAAGCTCTTTGCATTACTTcctgaaaacacaaaaacctcCAGGTTTGCACCTTTACAGGGAACCTCACAGCTACTCCAGTGCCCATTAGGACTGCAGCAAATCTGCTGGCTGCTTTATTGATGCCTCTAAAACGTGACAAAGCAATAACATGAACCAGTCAAACAGTAGGGACAAGAGAGTTGCACACAAGATGGAAGCTGCATGTTTGGGCAACAGGGCTCTAGCCTTATGTTATTTCTCACTAAGAGACTGCTGGCAGTAAGCTTCTTTATAGTCAGGATTAAGCAAGTTTTGCTCAACTGAAGCAACCACAACTTTCAACTGAGATTCTGCACAGACCTACATCTTCATCCAAAGATGTGACCCAGAGGAACTGTGCAGGTAGGAAAACACAAAGCTTGGCCCAAATATCACATATCGGGATGTCTCCAGAGCTCACTTTCATCCTGGGAATAGAAGTGAGCCACCTGCTTGCAGCTGCTTAAAAGCGCTCAACATGTCATCTCACACAGCTGCTCAAGCAGGAACACGGCTTATGTAGCCTTACAGTTGTGCTCAGCCTCAAAGGGTTTTTTAGcaaagctgctttaaaaataccaaCCCCAATTGTGGAAGAGACAGTAAACACCCAGCAGGCTCTGCCAAGAATTAGTGAGACCTAAAATTAGCTCCCTTGTCCCCTCCAGAATGTGACAATGTCAGGGAggggattacaatacagcagcacagcccagcccaaggAAGGACCGGGACAGTGCTGGAAGGTCAGAAGGTGGATTTTTTTCATACTCACTTGTGCTTATTGCCTGATCAAAACAAGAGTGACACTGAGTGACAAAAGCCAGTGGAATCAAGGTCAGAGCGTACAGGCAACATTTCTGCTCCTCAGTTTCCTCTGTCCCTCCTAAACCTCTTTCCTAATCCCACTTTCAGTACTACCATTCCCTGTGGCACTCCCCTATCTCAGTTCCTCCCGTGGCAATGAGCTCCCTCTGGAGCCCCAAGGCCACAGGCAAAACACAGTACATGACCCTTACTTGTACAGGCTGTTGTTTGTCCTGCTTCAGCAGACTGGTACCAGTTGCCTGGATCCCGACAGGCTCCTTCCTCAACACATGCTGGCGCAAGAGTTGTAACTCGCAGTTTCTTTCAGCCAAAGCATGCACCATCTTCTCAGTAGTGGCCTGattgaacaagaaaaaaataggggAAGACTGGGCTTTCTTAGAGACTACAGGAAAACATCTTGATATTTTTTCTGTCACTTGATAATAAAGGCATTCTTCAAATAGTCTGGGAGCTACTGCTCCTGGTCACTCAGTGATTCCACTGCAGCCCTCTCACTTTGGCTTGTCAGACAGCTACAGCCTCACTACCTAGAGAAAAACAagcccctctgcttccctcaCCCCCCTTCAGAAGGGGGGGGAAAGCAGTAGAGAGACAAGAGAAGAGAGTTTGGCCTTTCAGCCTCCTCTTGATGTAAAGTATCTCAGTTAACGCTGAATTGCATGCAGTGTGCaagagcaggcagagcaggaatTGTGGCGTTACACACCCAGGATCCTGCAGCAGTTTGACTGAAGTGTAAGTTGCAATGCAATGAGCAGAACTTCCTCAGAGTTCTGACCTACACAAGAAACAGtcaagtttttctttctggtctGGTAATACAGACCTATACATGTAGCaaacccccaccccccaccccatggTCCCTCCAACTGCCTCAAGCCTGAGAACATGGACACCCAGGAGGACCCCCACCTCCTTCCTCATCACCAACACTGACAAGCCACTCAGTGACAGGGATCTGACAGCTGAACACTGCTACAAGTGCTCCTATCATCACGAGACCAACCTAAAAGCAGCTTGGTGGTTCTCCAGCACTTAGCAGCTCCAAAGAGACAATGCCAACAGTAGCCAGAGAGTGGCTTCAATATGCTTAACACAAGGCAGAATCATCCACCCCAGTGTCCCCACTGCAGCACTACACACAACTCACTTTGCTCCACTGCTCCTTGGTGCTCAtggcctgcagcagctcccggATTTCAGCATCATGCTCCATAGCTTGACGGTTCCTGTCACTGAGAAGCTcctgcagcattttttccttgcGCTGAAGACGTAAGCACAGCTCCTCTGCCACCTCGCTCTGTCCTGGGCCCAGCTTGCACAGCAGAGTTGCTGTGAGCTCCTGAACAAAaggagaggaacagagaaatTGAGAAACATTGCTACGAACAAACTGCAATCTGTTCAGGGAGAAACAGCTCTTCAGTCCAGATGGAGCTGAGTCAACAATGTTTAAGAAAGCACAGGTTATTCACATGTGCTGAAAGCAGCCAGTTTCCAAGGCACTAGAAACCgctgagcagcaggcagccaagAGGCTCTGGCCTAGGACCACACTCTGCAGATGATCTGGCTAAATGCTTGGAAGTTCAAGTGAAGGCCTTACCTCCACTTCCTTGTTTCTGTCATGCAGGCaagtctgcagctgctggatgatcccctcctgctccttctgcctgctgcaggatTTGGCCTCAATCTCCTCCTTGAGCCAGCGGAGATTTTCACAGGTTGCTGACATCTGCTCAAGTTCCAGTGTTTTAGCTTTCAAGAGGCTCTCCAGGCTCTAAGGACAAACAACAGAAGGAGCTCAATCAGGGGCAGGGACTTTACTCTGCACAAAGACATACATCTCCATCCTTTCCAGGCACCACTTGCACATCCACATCCAGACCAGAAACACAAGAGCCCCAGGAACCTGCCCAGCACACAGGGACAGAGGAAGCCAACACCTCACAACTGCTCTCCCTGACAAAAGACAGTACAATCACATGAAGGCTTGCCTTGCTCCACATTGCAGCCAGGCTGGATTCCTACACACACCCAAGTACAAGGACTTACATGAATGGTGGCTTCATTGCTGGACAGGACGTTGCGCAGCCTCTCCAAGTCACCTCCACGCTCTTTTATTGAGAGACGGAGCTGTTGCAGCTCTTGTTCTTTCTCCTCTAGAGCACAGAACTTCTCATCTACTGCTCTCTAGAATGACAAGAGTGAAATACTCAACATGGGATAGAAAGACTCTGCATCTTACTGTTCTGCATGGAGCACCTTAGCTCTCCCTTCCAGAAGGcttctctggaagaatgggcCATGAGAAATATGGGAGTCAGTGTGGGAGCAGAGTGGGGCCGTACTGTTGATGGTAACCCAAAGATTAAGCCACATGAAAAACAGGGATGTGTTACTAACAGATTGTGCTCACCTCCAGCGCAGCATCCCTGTCACTGACTCGCTGCTGCAGTTTCTCCAGCATAGCATCcatggctgcagagctcctgccCAAGCTTTGCTGGCATTGCAGAAGTTCCCTTGATTCCTAAAGAAGTAGCACACAACCCAGTACAGCTGTCAGTCCAGAAAACCCCTAGACAGCAGATTGAGCATTTGATCTACTCCCTACACTAATGGGAATTAGAACACCTGCACCTGATTGACTAGGGCCTGTCAGGGCTCACCGTGCTGTGAGCTATTTGGAAATATGTGCCAACATCCTCACCTGAGGAACACAGAAGcatctctttccctcccttctttgAAGTGTATGTATGAAAGCTACAGACTAAATTCTGCATCTCCAGATACCAAAGGAGAAGGGGCCCTGGCTAGTTATGCTCAGTCCGAGTCTTTCTGCATCTCACCTGCAGAAGCTGTTCTTTGCGAGCCAGGTGCTGACTCAAACACTGAACTCTCTGTTCTTGGGCCTGCAGCTCACGGCACTTCTCCCACTCCACAGTCTGGATCTGCTGAGccttttcctgcagctctgcctgcagctgctgtacCACAGCACGCAGCTCCTGTGAAGGAAAAGCATACACCTTGGCATTCAGCCCCAAACAGAGCTGTGAAGAGTAGCGGAATCTGAAGGAACCGAGAACGACAAGGACTGCCATGAGAGCAGTCAAAACTGCTCTTTAATACTTCAGATTTCACATCTCAAAATACACAGTTAGGTTGGAATTTATTTCCCTTCCCAGGAAATCCATTCATCTAAATGCTTTACTCTAGCCACAAGCAGAGCTTTACAGTCAGTAACAGCTAACCTCCCACAACAGCAGATGTTAACTTTGTAACACTGCAAAAAAAGAGACAGGACATTTGTAACAGCTAGAAGAGTACCTGCCATCAAACATTTTTAATCACATCCATAGGATTCCCCAGAGAGGAAGCCAAGGAGGCTAAAAATTCTCCATGCCATATTCAAGACAGAGTTAGTCAAGTGTGTCCACACTGGTGTAGGCAGAAGTAATGAATGAGAGCAAAGTATTGACTACACTACTGTTTCTGAGCTCTTACAACTAAGGAGACCTCCAGACTAGGTGTGTGCCATACCTGGTTGTGTTTCCAGGTTGcctctttctgctgctcttcctcatGTACCGTGCTCTCTAGGAGCTGGGCAGCCCTCTTGGCTTCAACCAGCTGATGCTCTTTCTGGCGCTGAGCTCTTTTCAGTTTCTGCActtccagctgtgtgcagaaaaGTGTGTTCTGAAGATCAAGCAGTGCCACTTGCTGCTCCTGGGAGGAAGGTGTGCTCTCTGATATCTGacgagagagaaaaacagagaaactgaagaatcaCTTCGCAAGAGGgatttaaaaaccaaaatccCTGCAGCACTAAACCTGATGTATTTCAGGCTTTCCCAGGATGTACCTGCAACTGCCCCAGCTGGCTTCTGTGTAACATGTCCTGCAGCTTGGCCATCGTCTCATTCTGCCCTTCAATGACATGATACAGCTCTTCTGTCTGCAAGTCAAAGGATGGAAAGCATAATCATTGGCAAGGCAAGCATAAACCCTTCCATTCCAAGCCTCCAGCATGGATTATGATACATCGGTGCCACACAACATTAAGAGCTTCACTAATTTAATGAGAACTAATTTAATGAGATTCAGGATGCACAGAAATGGcttaagcatttattttcagtcactgCCTACGCAGCTAGCATGCTTCCAGTGAGCACCAACCCACCCCGCCTATACTGTTACCTCACTCTCCTTGCTCTTCAGGGCCTCATTCAGACTCTGAATTGTATGATCTTGTCTCTGCGATGTTTCTCGTGCagattttaattcaaaattCAGTTCATTCAGCTTTTCCTGTAATAACTGAATGCAAAAAGATGTTGGTCTAATGCTATATATAAAACACCATTAACTCAAGTCCATACAGCTCAGCTATTCACCAGATCGAGACAAACAAGCCACTTTCCAAAGCCTGTAAGCACTGTTTATGCTGGGTGGAGAACAGCAAGTAAACAAATCCTTTCCTCAACAAgacttttccagtgcttttagTCCCTCCAATGCAACCAGCACGTGCAGGGTGGAGGTTCCATGTTTGGGTTCACACATCATGCTGCCTCCCACGTACCGTGGGACTCACTCAGACCGCCCAGGACCCTACCCAATTCCTAGCATGCATGTTCCCTTAGGAGGGAAGAGCTACTTCAGCTCAAACACTTACAGCAGGTCTgaacaacaacaggaaaaacaacaacaacccaccACACACAGAGAATCTACACATCCTAAAAACAGTTTATTCTGCTTCTGATGCCCCCCAGAACTCCACAGCTGCACCTTTACCATCCTTCAGCCTCACTTGCTGCCTCATTCCATCACCCAGGTACtgatgcagcagctgctggtctgctggcagaggtgacTGCACATTTGAGCTGCCCACTGGATTATTTAGCCTCAAGTTCTGGCTTCAGAACAAAGGAATCTAAGGAGTGCCGGCATGCCAACAGCATGGCTACAGAGGGGAGCTTCTCACTAGCTCCAGTCCTTGATTTACAACCTGAGACACTTCTGCCTTAGACTTTTTTTAACCTAAAGAGAGTAACATTATCTCTAATAGTTTTAGGACAGTTCTCTGCTTTCACCAAGACATATAAGAGCAGTGCTAACTGTTAAACAACTACTTATTAGCATTTCTAAACATGCTGCCTGTTGCCATTCTTAGTCGATATGCATCTGCTTTGGAACTGAACCAAGCCTCAGTTTcaccagaagctggtgcagcCACATGATCTCTTGTTATTCATTAGTTTACACACCTGTCATGTTATCTCTTCTCAAAGAGACACTCCCCCTACGCTGTTTGAACACTTCACCTGCATTTACTGAGCCTTGTGCCTGTTCTATTTCTCCGTCAACCTCTGTGGACTCAGCATATCCAAGAGCTTACAGATGACCTCAGATTACAAATAAAGATTGTGTTCCAATGgttttattgttgcttttgcttgttttctcccATTTAATCCCTCTGTTTTCCCAGTGGATATAATTTACCTTAGAGTTCAAGAGCATCAA is part of the Excalfactoria chinensis isolate bCotChi1 chromosome 8, bCotChi1.hap2, whole genome shotgun sequence genome and encodes:
- the PDE4DIP gene encoding myomegalin isoform X5, with the translated sequence MRVPRRRDPSHGDIPTVSPTAGRDTTSHGDTPMEGLWGDCDEDPEPGGTLHPPPAQPHPSPMVQTCPLRDPEEGPLTQTQTLRDFEKHLNDLKKENFSLKLRIYFLEERVQQKGEGSLDDVYRRNIELKVEVESLKRELQEKQQALDKTWVAAENQTSRSQAALRQHYEEQQRESEHVYELLENKIQLLQEEARLARSEAEQATALAKAEAQRCQELVNKLKEAARTRGDGGSGDGCDAAAQRRMEEPGHVEEMLPAERGDLQQRDEAAAGQNLQDEHQKAATGDSASRDRTANMCATEPQGKIQQVEATNQLLQEKLNELNFELKSARETSQRQDHTIQSLNEALKSKESETEELYHVIEGQNETMAKLQDMLHRSQLGQLQISESTPSSQEQQVALLDLQNTLFCTQLEVQKLKRAQRQKEHQLVEAKRAAQLLESTVHEEEQQKEATWKHNQELRAVVQQLQAELQEKAQQIQTVEWEKCRELQAQEQRVQCLSQHLARKEQLLQESRELLQCQQSLGRSSAAMDAMLEKLQQRVSDRDAALERAVDEKFCALEEKEQELQQLRLSIKERGGDLERLRNVLSSNEATIHSLESLLKAKTLELEQMSATCENLRWLKEEIEAKSCSRQKEQEGIIQQLQTCLHDRNKEVEELTATLLCKLGPGQSEVAEELCLRLQRKEKMLQELLSDRNRQAMEHDAEIRELLQAMSTKEQWSKATTEKMVHALAERNCELQLLRQHVLRKEPVGIQATGTSLLKQDKQQPVQEVMQRACGAAALAGPPQEDNSCLTEEASAAELEKDLANAKEELELMAKKERESRRELAALQSVVTTQEEELQVQASDIESLTRTIQIKEDLIKDLQMQLVDPEEIPAVERLTQEVLVLREKVAVAESRGQEATGNRRQQLLLMLEGLVAERNRLNEALQAERQLYSSLVKFHAHPDSAARDCTLQVELEGVQELRGQLEEALGRSLERLNRLETQGPIGGGEQERVRVLPQHAF